A single genomic interval of Magnetococcales bacterium harbors:
- a CDS encoding FecR domain-containing protein, whose protein sequence is MITRPLSNDWPTAATVPPPDIDAARSDAILSDSGLETEIILADVATLLDGRYSRQGDDLVITAPSGQPVIVEGYFTFLQPPVLRAPNGALLMPETVSSLLVAPSPPASTLVAGPTMVGPEGGASAATPESPATTAAAADSSSAVPLAIGKVGQLLGAVLVKGADGVERPLKEGDLVFKGDVLQTKKGGLVKLTFGDGTTFQLGEGAQAILDKFIYNPEAKQGGFEATVTRGIFSFQSGAISGLNAGRHSTIKTPTAVIGIRGSELSGEVGDDGSTTVVHTSGILDISDAKGQGTVTLIEPNTATQVQFGAGAPTPVFKAPDAFLNRLNGQLDIDKAREERGNENNQENQGTNETQSSDRPQGNASDAAPETPAGDAAPREQTEAQGDEGVDDDPADPQDAANEPEGVEDVPDAPGESPTAQNSTQPGTDPTTSFTGLADLGNLADLLGAGGTFEGETIATEAIGDLPLTASGNDPLDLAGLLGGTEFTASPEPVPEPFIPASTSPANDLGTILDPTPDTEPEPEPTPEPGQQPEPEPTPEPVPEPTPEPVPEPVPEPTPLPEPVPEPIPEPVPEPPPVTPPVYTPPAQTRWQVAAIEDTRHVFSPLELGLDDIDLEHLTRIRILSGVASGQLLLDGQTVAIGDEIAIDRIQAGSFAYQPGDNRHGENDDTFSFQIRVAGETDVRATGYSVWLDVRPVNDLPTGGDQAVEVIGSRTFAIGDFGFSDPDGDAMISVRIVALPETGHLLLDGQAVAVGTEVSATDIATGKLLYAATVTDTTVHVGFLVNDGTDHATTANTLSLAIPHVNHGPTGSIMISGTAVTGATVTVVNSLSDADGLGAMAYQWWRGETAIAGATGDSLVLTDDLAGHELSVRARYTDGHGTEEEATSPDFGPVVHLNRSPTGSVVINGIATMGETLSATHSLTDADGLGTVHYQWQADGLDLEGATQDTLLLTSAHLGHVIRVIASFTDAWGTLERAPSGPTNPVSEPDRLAVDAPPEIVAPLPIHHTDSPAPDRFIPVTGALTATDPEGEPLTYGISGGENGLFILDSRNYTVMKEGTLGTLYLNGQTGAYVHVPGDLNPMVHDVSESFTLTVSDGSLDATTLLVIDLAAANDHPVIVPPGVIGYSDTLGTDLFANTTGTLTASDPEGAPLTFGIVDGEHHVAHIDGLPYDTRKTGTYGNLHLDSTTGAYVHVPGAINGIATSTSEPFVLTVSDGHETRTTPLVINITAIDNDAPILGSLAAIELVDTPATDTFVSISGVLVGTDAEGSPLRYGIQGGIDASTTIDGLTFDRLMVGTLGRLHLDSVLGTYLLIPDEEAINGLTTTASEQFFMTVFDGDKSGATALDLIVLASNDLPTIGSNLGITFASGATVAISPSHLGALDKDSPTTALLYTLTSTPTHGNLTLDGNLLAIGDHFTQAQIDQNRLGYTHSGILDPNMIDNDDLFTFTVQDEESAVTGQEFLLHYNLPPTLETNAGVTLFDGGHAVISASRLLVVDSDTPADALVYTLSTTPTHGTLTKGGIILTPSGTFTQEDIDDGILWYNHSADGSTEDHFTFSVSDGDNDLNIETFALNIEPAASLAGVHHATVAGEVFLGGDYIELGISSLGSFGTGGSKPLGFYGTTADNRIGMTFDHDGFNQGLDAAIDFFLPGTPEERWTVGYYDDSVPHIGTNSLLQWDSDIAITAITDTSSGSTLSAVIDGTFNDVLQIQQSICFSVDALFFRNVVTLTNLGDTTLDSVRYMRSFDPDNTEYLNGSFTTINTIVHQQADKSMVQALSLPNDNYHELTETQAAVLYYSDDARAQVAAFPYSYSGPVTAGYGNDGFTIINLFDPGVYESAPVAGTIHTADQGISITFDVGSLVPGASATFSYYTSLDNRDSGSVLASIAQWGGDPLVLDLDGLGIELTSMIDDPHLFDMNADGTPDRTGWVGGKDGLLVLDRNGNGTIDDIREVFSEYFAPGSQGSLASLATLDDNGDQRIDANDMGFYDLKVWTADGTLSRLDAHGITALDLDPVANPSVSDLSGNTLSALAGFARDDGTTGTMAEVHFSYRSGATTASPPHDATTETNALAPPETIQDPVEAFAQELIGLMEMYTTNDGSPPPGIVLLPDHGVWESLTMEPTATLESNAHPWALMESLDTSRLAVDPSPEHHGLPMVDVLDFSVPING, encoded by the coding sequence ATGATCACCAGACCCCTTTCAAACGATTGGCCAACCGCCGCCACCGTCCCGCCCCCCGACATCGACGCAGCGCGGTCCGATGCCATTTTGTCTGATTCCGGCTTGGAAACGGAAATCATCCTTGCCGATGTCGCGACGCTTCTGGATGGCCGCTACAGCCGCCAGGGGGACGATCTGGTCATCACGGCCCCGAGTGGTCAACCTGTTATCGTGGAAGGATATTTCACATTTCTTCAACCGCCTGTCCTCAGGGCGCCCAACGGCGCCCTGCTGATGCCCGAGACGGTATCCTCGCTTCTGGTGGCCCCATCCCCCCCGGCATCGACCCTGGTTGCCGGTCCGACGATGGTCGGCCCGGAGGGCGGCGCTTCCGCCGCGACGCCAGAGTCCCCGGCAACAACTGCCGCCGCGGCAGATTCTTCCTCCGCCGTCCCCCTTGCCATCGGCAAGGTCGGGCAACTCCTGGGAGCGGTCCTGGTCAAGGGGGCCGACGGGGTGGAGCGTCCCCTCAAGGAAGGAGATCTTGTTTTCAAGGGCGACGTACTGCAAACCAAAAAAGGGGGACTGGTCAAACTGACCTTCGGCGATGGCACCACCTTCCAACTGGGCGAAGGGGCCCAGGCGATTCTCGACAAGTTCATCTACAACCCCGAGGCCAAACAAGGGGGCTTCGAGGCGACGGTCACCAGGGGCATTTTCAGTTTTCAAAGCGGCGCCATTTCGGGCCTGAACGCAGGCCGTCATTCCACCATCAAAACCCCCACCGCCGTCATCGGCATCCGCGGCAGCGAACTCTCGGGCGAAGTCGGCGACGACGGCTCGACAACCGTGGTCCATACTTCGGGCATTCTCGACATCTCCGACGCCAAAGGTCAGGGAACGGTCACCCTCATCGAACCCAACACCGCGACCCAGGTGCAGTTCGGCGCCGGCGCTCCGACCCCGGTCTTCAAGGCCCCCGACGCCTTTCTCAACCGCTTGAACGGCCAGTTGGACATCGACAAGGCCAGGGAGGAACGGGGCAACGAGAACAATCAGGAAAACCAGGGGACCAACGAAACCCAATCCTCGGACCGCCCCCAGGGCAACGCCAGCGATGCCGCCCCGGAAACCCCCGCGGGCGATGCCGCCCCCAGGGAACAAACGGAAGCCCAGGGCGATGAAGGGGTCGATGACGACCCCGCCGACCCCCAAGATGCGGCCAACGAGCCGGAAGGGGTCGAGGATGTCCCGGACGCCCCTGGTGAAAGTCCGACTGCCCAAAACTCCACACAACCTGGAACCGATCCCACCACGTCGTTCACGGGGTTGGCCGATCTTGGCAATCTGGCCGATCTTCTCGGCGCCGGCGGGACCTTCGAAGGGGAAACGATCGCCACCGAGGCCATCGGTGACCTGCCGCTGACCGCATCGGGAAACGATCCGCTCGATCTGGCCGGTCTTCTGGGTGGCACGGAATTCACCGCATCCCCGGAACCGGTTCCGGAACCGTTCATTCCCGCTTCGACATCACCCGCCAACGACCTGGGCACGATTCTGGATCCCACCCCCGACACCGAACCGGAACCCGAGCCGACCCCGGAACCTGGGCAACAACCGGAACCCGAGCCGACCCCGGAACCCGTCCCCGAACCCACTCCCGAGCCAGTCCCCGAACCCGTCCCCGAACCGACGCCCCTGCCCGAACCGGTTCCGGAACCAATCCCCGAACCTGTGCCCGAACCGCCACCGGTGACACCACCCGTCTATACCCCCCCGGCGCAAACCCGTTGGCAGGTCGCGGCCATCGAGGATACCCGGCACGTTTTTTCTCCCCTGGAACTGGGTTTGGATGACATCGATCTTGAGCATCTCACCCGCATCCGTATCCTGAGTGGCGTCGCGTCGGGGCAATTGTTGCTTGACGGCCAGACCGTGGCCATCGGAGACGAAATCGCCATCGACAGGATCCAGGCAGGGTCATTCGCCTACCAGCCTGGAGACAACCGTCATGGCGAGAATGACGACACCTTTTCCTTCCAGATTCGGGTTGCCGGAGAAACGGACGTTCGCGCCACCGGCTATTCGGTCTGGCTGGATGTCCGCCCGGTCAACGATCTTCCCACGGGAGGGGATCAAGCCGTGGAGGTCATTGGGTCCCGAACCTTCGCCATCGGCGATTTCGGCTTTTCGGACCCGGACGGCGACGCCATGATCTCGGTGCGGATCGTCGCGCTTCCGGAGACAGGCCACCTCCTCCTCGATGGCCAGGCGGTCGCAGTGGGAACGGAGGTTTCCGCCACGGACATCGCCACCGGGAAATTGCTTTACGCCGCCACGGTCACCGACACCACCGTCCACGTTGGTTTTCTGGTCAACGACGGCACGGACCATGCCACGACCGCCAATACCCTGAGCCTCGCCATCCCCCACGTCAATCATGGACCGACGGGATCGATCATGATTTCCGGGACTGCCGTCACCGGGGCGACGGTGACGGTGGTCAATAGCCTGTCCGATGCCGACGGATTGGGGGCCATGGCCTACCAGTGGTGGCGTGGCGAAACGGCGATCGCAGGGGCGACCGGCGACAGCCTTGTCCTGACCGATGACCTTGCCGGCCATGAACTGAGCGTCCGCGCCCGGTATACCGATGGCCATGGTACCGAAGAAGAGGCCACCAGTCCCGATTTTGGGCCGGTGGTTCATCTGAACCGTTCTCCCACCGGATCGGTTGTCATCAACGGCATCGCCACCATGGGCGAAACCCTGAGCGCCACCCATTCCCTGACCGACGCGGATGGCCTGGGAACGGTTCATTATCAATGGCAGGCGGATGGCCTCGACCTCGAAGGGGCCACCCAGGATACGCTCCTCCTGACGTCGGCCCATCTGGGTCACGTCATCCGCGTCATCGCCTCCTTCACCGACGCCTGGGGTACCCTGGAACGGGCGCCGAGCGGTCCGACCAACCCGGTCAGCGAACCCGATCGCCTGGCCGTCGATGCGCCACCGGAAATCGTCGCCCCCCTGCCGATCCATCATACCGATTCTCCCGCCCCCGATCGGTTCATTCCGGTCACCGGCGCCCTGACGGCGACCGACCCGGAGGGCGAACCCCTGACCTATGGCATCAGCGGTGGCGAAAACGGCCTCTTCATTCTGGATTCCCGGAACTACACCGTGATGAAGGAGGGAACCCTCGGAACCTTGTACCTGAACGGGCAGACCGGGGCCTATGTTCACGTTCCCGGCGACCTCAACCCGATGGTTCACGATGTCAGCGAAAGCTTCACCCTGACCGTTTCCGACGGCAGCCTCGATGCCACGACCCTTCTCGTCATCGACCTCGCCGCCGCGAATGATCACCCCGTGATCGTCCCTCCCGGAGTCATCGGTTATTCCGACACCCTCGGTACCGATCTTTTCGCCAACACCACCGGCACCCTGACCGCCTCGGATCCCGAGGGTGCCCCCCTGACATTCGGGATCGTCGATGGCGAACATCATGTGGCACACATCGACGGCCTCCCCTACGATACACGGAAGACGGGAACCTACGGCAACCTGCACCTTGACAGCACGACCGGCGCCTACGTTCATGTCCCCGGAGCGATCAACGGCATCGCCACCAGCACCTCCGAACCGTTTGTCCTGACCGTTTCCGATGGTCACGAGACCCGAACCACCCCCCTCGTCATCAACATCACCGCCATCGACAACGATGCGCCCATCCTGGGGTCGCTCGCCGCCATCGAACTCGTCGATACCCCCGCCACCGACACATTCGTTTCGATCTCCGGCGTCCTGGTCGGAACGGATGCCGAGGGCAGCCCGTTGCGCTACGGCATCCAGGGCGGCATCGACGCCAGCACGACCATCGATGGCCTGACCTTCGACCGGCTCATGGTGGGAACCCTTGGCCGTCTTCATCTTGATTCCGTCCTCGGGACCTACCTTTTGATCCCCGACGAAGAGGCGATCAACGGCCTGACCACCACGGCCAGCGAACAATTTTTCATGACCGTTTTCGATGGCGACAAGAGCGGCGCGACCGCGCTCGACCTCATCGTCCTGGCCAGCAACGATCTGCCCACGATCGGCAGCAACCTTGGGATCACCTTCGCCAGTGGCGCCACGGTTGCGATCTCCCCTTCGCATCTTGGCGCGCTCGACAAGGATTCCCCAACGACCGCGCTGCTTTACACCCTGACGTCAACGCCCACCCACGGCAACCTGACCCTGGACGGCAACCTCCTGGCCATCGGCGACCACTTCACCCAGGCGCAGATCGACCAGAATCGGCTCGGCTACACCCATTCGGGCATCCTCGATCCCAACATGATCGATAATGATGACCTGTTCACCTTCACCGTGCAGGACGAGGAAAGTGCCGTCACCGGACAGGAATTCCTCCTTCATTACAATCTTCCCCCGACACTGGAAACCAATGCCGGAGTCACCCTGTTCGATGGCGGCCACGCCGTCATCTCCGCTTCACGATTGTTGGTGGTCGATTCGGACACCCCCGCCGATGCCCTGGTCTACACCCTGTCCACCACGCCAACCCACGGCACCCTGACCAAAGGGGGAATAATCCTGACCCCGAGTGGAACCTTCACCCAGGAAGACATCGATGACGGAATCCTGTGGTACAACCATTCCGCCGATGGAAGCACCGAGGACCACTTTACATTTTCCGTGTCCGACGGTGACAACGACCTGAATATCGAAACCTTCGCCCTGAACATTGAACCTGCGGCCTCCCTGGCAGGAGTCCATCACGCCACCGTCGCTGGTGAAGTGTTCCTCGGAGGTGATTATATCGAACTGGGCATCTCCTCCCTGGGTTCCTTCGGCACCGGCGGAAGCAAACCCTTGGGCTTTTATGGTACTACCGCCGACAACCGCATCGGCATGACCTTCGATCATGATGGTTTCAACCAGGGGCTCGATGCGGCGATCGATTTTTTTCTTCCGGGAACCCCCGAGGAACGCTGGACCGTCGGCTACTACGATGATTCAGTCCCCCATATCGGCACCAATTCCCTGCTGCAATGGGATTCGGACATTGCCATCACCGCCATCACCGACACCTCTTCGGGAAGCACCCTCTCCGCCGTCATCGATGGAACATTCAACGATGTCCTTCAGATTCAACAATCGATCTGTTTCAGTGTCGATGCCCTTTTTTTCCGCAATGTCGTCACCCTGACCAACCTGGGCGACACAACCCTGGATTCGGTGCGCTACATGCGCAGTTTCGATCCCGACAATACCGAATACTTGAACGGCAGCTTTACGACCATCAATACCATCGTCCATCAGCAGGCGGACAAATCGATGGTTCAGGCCTTGAGCCTTCCCAATGATAATTATCATGAATTGACAGAGACCCAAGCGGCGGTCCTGTATTACTCCGACGATGCCCGCGCCCAGGTCGCGGCCTTTCCCTACAGTTACAGTGGCCCGGTCACGGCGGGATACGGCAACGACGGGTTCACGATCATCAATCTTTTCGACCCCGGGGTCTACGAATCGGCCCCGGTGGCAGGCACCATTCATACCGCGGACCAGGGGATCTCGATCACGTTCGACGTGGGATCCCTCGTCCCAGGGGCCTCGGCAACCTTTTCCTATTATACCAGCCTCGACAATCGCGATTCCGGGAGCGTTCTGGCGAGTATCGCTCAATGGGGGGGCGATCCACTGGTCCTGGATCTCGACGGTCTGGGCATCGAATTGACCTCCATGATCGACGATCCCCACCTTTTCGACATGAACGCCGACGGCACCCCCGATCGGACAGGGTGGGTCGGCGGCAAGGATGGACTGCTGGTACTGGACCGGAATGGCAACGGAACCATCGATGACATTCGCGAAGTGTTCTCGGAATACTTCGCCCCCGGAAGCCAGGGCAGTCTGGCGTCGCTGGCGACCCTGGACGACAATGGCGACCAGCGCATCGACGCCAACGATATGGGTTTTTACGATCTTAAGGTGTGGACCGCCGACGGCACCCTTTCGCGTCTCGATGCCCACGGCATCACCGCCCTGGACCTCGATCCGGTCGCGAATCCTTCCGTTTCCGACCTTTCCGGCAACACCTTGAGCGCCCTGGCAGGATTTGCAAGGGACGACGGGACGACCGGAACCATGGCCGAGGTTCATTTTTCCTATCGATCGGGGGCGACGACCGCGTCCCCTCCCCATGACGCGACCACGGAAACAAATGCCCTGGCCCCTCCCGAAACCATTCAGGATCCCGTCGAGGCCTTCGCGCAGGAGTTGATTGGACTTATGGAGATGTACACCACGAATGATGGGTCACCGCCGCCGGGAATCGTTCTTCTCCCCGACCATGGCGTTTGGGAATCCCTGACGATGGAACCGACAGCGACCTTGGAATCGAACGCACACCCATGGGCGCTCATGGAATCGTTGGACACATCCCGACTGGCGGTGGACCCATCACCAGAGCATCATGGTTTGCCGATGGTTGATGTCCTTGACTTCTCCGTGCCAATCAACGGGTAA
- a CDS encoding DUF1640 domain-containing protein, translating to MTAITFDTLKFVRRLRDAGVEEKQAEALSEALREIQDTQLKDLATKGDTQEIKRDIKELEMRIDSRLEKDLASIRADILLIKWMLALVITATVLPALKSLIG from the coding sequence ATGACCGCCATCACTTTTGACACGCTCAAGTTTGTTCGCCGACTCCGAGATGCCGGAGTGGAAGAGAAGCAGGCCGAGGCGTTATCCGAGGCTCTTCGAGAAATCCAAGACACGCAATTGAAGGACTTGGCGACCAAGGGGGATACCCAGGAAATCAAGCGTGACATCAAGGAATTGGAGATGCGTATTGATTCCAGACTAGAGAAGGACCTTGCGTCGATTCGTGCCGACATATTGCTCATCAAGTGGATGCTGGCCCTGGTGATCACGGCAACCGTGCTCCCTGCCCTGAAATCGCTGATTGGGTAG
- a CDS encoding 2Fe-2S iron-sulfur cluster binding domain-containing protein, which translates to MTLVELPDPSQLFWLAGFIFVAVVAVQGGLSVVSLLARQRLQSRLSREELRLLERQVRLTSERLQGRIDMQRSVWSGLRKFRVVKKQPEGRDLVSFHLKPEDGGALPGYHPGQFLTFQVWPNKGGKSVTRCYSLSGSPLETDHYRVTIKRVASGMEGRPGLVSNYFIDHLNEGDTVDVRAPSGHFYFDDTRPGPVVLISGGVGITPVYSMLLVLARAAIPRETWFFHGVRNGEQHIWKNDLATLTAAREHIRLHVCYSQPDPQDREGIDYQHRGHVDIALLKQLLPSNNFDFYICGPAAMMNALVADLKGWGVPEGRVHFETFNPASAPHAAAGTVAAKKVRFLRSAKEAAWPEEGQTLLALAEAHKVPMDSGCRVGHCGACKTVLKQGEVAYQTEPCTPPEPGTVLACVAIPRSDLEVDA; encoded by the coding sequence ATGACTTTGGTGGAATTGCCCGATCCATCCCAGTTGTTCTGGTTGGCTGGTTTCATTTTCGTCGCGGTCGTCGCGGTCCAGGGTGGACTTTCCGTGGTGTCGCTCCTGGCCCGGCAGCGGTTGCAGTCGCGGCTGTCGCGGGAGGAACTGCGGCTGCTTGAACGCCAGGTGCGTCTGACCTCGGAGCGGCTTCAGGGGCGGATCGACATGCAACGTTCCGTCTGGTCGGGATTGCGCAAATTTCGCGTCGTCAAAAAGCAACCCGAGGGGCGTGACCTGGTCTCCTTTCATCTCAAGCCGGAGGATGGGGGGGCGCTGCCCGGTTATCATCCGGGGCAGTTCTTGACGTTCCAGGTCTGGCCCAACAAGGGGGGCAAGTCGGTGACCCGGTGTTATTCCCTGTCCGGTTCACCCCTGGAGACCGATCATTACCGCGTGACCATCAAGCGTGTCGCATCGGGGATGGAGGGCAGGCCGGGACTGGTATCCAATTATTTCATCGATCATCTCAACGAGGGGGATACCGTCGATGTCCGCGCCCCATCGGGCCATTTCTATTTCGATGACACCCGACCGGGGCCGGTCGTTCTCATCAGTGGTGGTGTCGGCATCACTCCGGTCTATTCGATGCTTCTCGTTTTGGCCAGGGCGGCCATTCCCAGGGAGACCTGGTTTTTCCACGGCGTCAGAAACGGTGAACAACACATCTGGAAAAACGATCTGGCCACCCTGACCGCCGCCCGTGAACACATCCGTCTTCATGTCTGCTACAGCCAGCCCGATCCCCAGGATCGGGAAGGGATTGACTATCAGCATCGGGGGCATGTGGACATCGCGCTGCTCAAGCAACTTCTGCCATCGAACAATTTTGATTTCTACATTTGCGGCCCCGCCGCCATGATGAATGCCCTCGTCGCCGACCTCAAGGGGTGGGGGGTCCCGGAGGGGCGCGTTCATTTCGAAACCTTCAACCCCGCCAGCGCTCCACATGCCGCGGCGGGGACGGTCGCGGCGAAAAAGGTCCGTTTTCTCCGTTCAGCCAAGGAGGCCGCCTGGCCCGAGGAAGGGCAGACCCTTCTTGCCCTTGCCGAGGCGCACAAGGTTCCCATGGACAGCGGCTGCCGGGTCGGGCATTGCGGCGCCTGCAAAACGGTGTTGAAACAGGGGGAGGTCGCCTACCAGACCGAGCCGTGTACCCCACCCGAACCGGGAACGGTCCTGGCGTGTGTCGCCATACCCAGGAGCGACCTTGAAGTGGATGCCTGA
- a CDS encoding cyclic nucleotide-binding domain-containing protein gives MNAQPVSRGSEMAVMEDAFDPFMTQETLERILSQDLFARMDPSTFPPSNSLRQIIRRHTRLLSFPKGVLVVRAGAYGNSAFYTVSGRLRIVLPPGLPDDMLGRMTTRRKGIGDLMQLLWQRPPSYPEVRRFIEEDGGGIGKLSSMEDDGGVHIRLPSLEEALRDYKTIELQPHTLFGEIGALTRFPRNVSVFTEEDSELVDIRWQGLRDLRKFDEDFRQRLDTLFRERSIKAFIKDSYLFQHLDAAAQDRLEKHIVFETHGDLDWRAEHRRLSLRSARERIESEPLIAREREWADHLIMIVSGFARISQRLNHGHKTVGFLGRNRYFGLPEVIGKGTEGQKERYEFSLRALGYVHALKVPTEIMRSMVLPEMPAHLLPSRGGGRGKPKRRFFPSWAGMFGKPGGREGLQAGLLEFFVEHRIINGTATMLIHLERCVRCDDCVAVCATLHQGNPRFVRHGRRHGSIMVAAACMHCQDPVCMIGCPTGAIQRAPAGGQVVVNESICIGCSSCAQSCPYEAIRMVTLRREDGSIIADSATGLPSQKATKCDLCLEYPSAPLCQRSCPHDALYRADMRDTRGLRRWMADR, from the coding sequence ATGAATGCCCAACCCGTATCCCGGGGATCCGAAATGGCAGTGATGGAGGATGCCTTCGATCCTTTCATGACGCAGGAGACCCTGGAGCGAATCCTGTCGCAGGACCTGTTCGCGCGGATGGATCCATCGACGTTTCCCCCTTCCAATTCCCTGCGGCAGATCATCCGGCGGCATACCCGGTTGCTGAGTTTTCCCAAGGGGGTCCTGGTGGTCCGTGCCGGGGCCTACGGCAATTCCGCCTTCTATACCGTTTCCGGTCGTTTGCGCATCGTTCTCCCACCCGGTCTGCCCGACGATATGCTGGGGCGCATGACCACCCGTCGCAAGGGAATCGGGGACCTGATGCAACTGTTGTGGCAACGTCCCCCTTCCTATCCCGAGGTGCGGCGGTTCATCGAGGAGGACGGGGGGGGGATCGGGAAACTGTCGTCCATGGAGGACGATGGCGGGGTCCATATCCGCCTTCCCTCCCTGGAGGAGGCCTTGCGCGATTACAAGACGATCGAACTTCAACCCCACACCCTCTTTGGCGAGATCGGCGCCTTGACCCGTTTTCCCCGGAATGTCAGCGTCTTCACCGAGGAGGACTCGGAACTTGTCGATATTCGCTGGCAGGGGTTGCGCGATTTGCGAAAGTTTGACGAGGACTTCCGCCAGCGGCTCGACACCTTGTTCCGGGAACGTTCCATCAAGGCGTTCATCAAGGATTCCTATTTGTTTCAGCATCTGGATGCCGCGGCCCAGGACCGTCTGGAGAAGCACATCGTTTTCGAAACCCATGGCGATTTGGACTGGCGGGCGGAACATCGTCGGCTGTCGCTGCGTTCGGCGCGGGAACGGATCGAATCGGAGCCGCTGATCGCCCGCGAGCGGGAATGGGCCGACCATCTGATCATGATCGTCTCGGGGTTTGCCCGGATCAGCCAGCGCTTGAACCATGGACACAAAACAGTCGGATTCCTTGGTCGCAATCGCTATTTCGGCCTGCCCGAAGTGATCGGAAAAGGGACGGAGGGACAAAAGGAACGTTATGAATTTTCCCTCCGTGCCTTGGGATATGTTCATGCGCTGAAGGTGCCGACCGAGATCATGCGCTCCATGGTTCTTCCGGAAATGCCGGCGCATCTTTTGCCATCGAGAGGGGGAGGGCGGGGCAAACCGAAACGGCGGTTTTTCCCTTCGTGGGCCGGAATGTTTGGCAAACCTGGGGGGAGGGAAGGATTGCAGGCGGGATTGCTTGAGTTTTTCGTCGAGCATCGGATCATCAATGGGACCGCGACCATGCTCATTCATCTGGAACGGTGCGTCCGTTGTGATGATTGCGTCGCGGTATGTGCCACGTTGCACCAGGGCAATCCGCGGTTTGTCCGTCATGGGCGACGTCACGGTTCGATCATGGTGGCGGCGGCCTGCATGCATTGTCAGGATCCGGTGTGCATGATCGGTTGTCCCACCGGAGCGATCCAGCGCGCCCCCGCCGGGGGGCAGGTGGTGGTGAACGAATCGATCTGCATTGGCTGTTCTTCCTGTGCCCAGAGCTGTCCCTACGAGGCCATCCGCATGGTGACCCTGCGTCGGGAGGATGGATCCATCATCGCCGACTCCGCCACTGGACTGCCAAGCCAGAAGGCGACCAAGTGCGATCTGTGCCTGGAATATCCCAGCGCCCCCCTGTGTCAACGCTCCTGTCCGCATGATGCCCTGTATCGGGCCGACATGCGCGATACCCGGGGCCTGCGTCGATGGATGGCCGACCGATGA